The Thalassotalea nanhaiensis genome has a window encoding:
- a CDS encoding PIN-like domain-containing protein: MKNQFLGFYSPSDEDLVTAWKSESTLFVFDTNTLLNLYSYAEHTRDDFFKILKALEHNIWLPNQVGLEYQKNRLSVIKREKDVLRNLIQCLEKVDSVFIGDIKALNLDTRFPQLDEKSKDLHSKIKQLIGRFKTSVTHHDKKQPQVRSHDAIRDQIDEAFDGKVGTSPAEQKWLDDLYKEGKSRYENKVPPGYMDANKSKQNDNTYQFAGLTFKREYGDLILWKQLIEKANDADIKSVIFVSDDAKEDWLYVIDAQGKKQIGPRAELRQEICDEADINIFTIINTGDFLKNGKDILELDVDETSVNEASEAFKDNLSRINVRLDSALKNKFKIMDEKWLKNSALGKELYDNYLQEAATRGELAKNLNQNSNLKDLNEMINAIQLRSESDDRLKSIYNTINAVNDPNQELIQRFQSLDFSKDSKNNGDNTNE, translated from the coding sequence ATGAAGAACCAATTTTTAGGTTTTTATAGCCCCTCAGATGAGGACTTAGTAACTGCTTGGAAAAGTGAAAGTACGTTATTTGTATTTGATACCAATACACTGCTTAACCTTTATAGCTATGCCGAGCATACTCGCGATGATTTTTTTAAAATATTGAAAGCACTTGAGCACAATATTTGGTTGCCAAATCAGGTTGGTCTTGAGTACCAAAAAAATAGACTATCTGTTATTAAACGTGAAAAAGACGTTTTGAGAAATCTGATTCAATGCTTAGAAAAAGTGGATAGTGTATTTATCGGCGACATTAAAGCGTTAAATTTGGATACTCGTTTTCCTCAGTTAGACGAAAAATCGAAAGACTTACACTCTAAAATAAAACAGCTGATAGGACGCTTTAAAACCTCTGTAACCCATCATGATAAAAAACAACCTCAAGTGCGCTCTCATGATGCTATTCGCGATCAAATAGATGAAGCTTTTGATGGTAAAGTGGGTACATCCCCTGCAGAACAAAAGTGGCTCGATGACTTGTATAAAGAGGGTAAATCCCGTTACGAAAATAAAGTGCCTCCTGGGTATATGGATGCAAATAAAAGTAAGCAAAATGATAATACCTACCAGTTCGCAGGGCTCACTTTTAAACGCGAATATGGTGATCTAATTTTATGGAAGCAACTTATTGAAAAGGCCAATGACGCTGATATTAAATCTGTTATTTTTGTTTCTGATGATGCTAAGGAAGACTGGCTTTATGTAATAGATGCCCAGGGTAAAAAACAAATAGGACCAAGAGCAGAGTTACGGCAAGAAATTTGCGATGAAGCCGACATCAACATTTTTACAATTATTAATACTGGTGACTTTCTTAAAAATGGTAAAGATATTTTAGAGCTAGATGTGGATGAAACATCGGTAAATGAAGCGAGCGAAGCCTTTAAAGACAATTTAAGCCGTATTAATGTTAGGTTAGACTCGGCTTTAAAAAATAAATTTAAGATCATGGATGAAAAGTGGTTAAAGAATTCCGCTTTAGGAAAAGAGTTATACGATAACTATTTACAAGAAGCAGCTACGAGAGGCGAACTTGCTAAAAACCTTAATCAGAACTCGAATTTAAAAGACCTGAATGAAATGATAAACGCGATTCAATTGCGTAGTGAAAGTGATGATCGACTGAAGTCAATTTACAATACAATTAATGCTGTAAATGACCCAAATCAAGAATTAATTCAGAGGTTTCAAAGCCTAGACTTCTCAAAGGATAGTAAAAATAATGGTGACAACACTAATGAGTAA